The proteins below are encoded in one region of Paenarthrobacter ilicis:
- the moeB gene encoding molybdopterin-synthase adenylyltransferase MoeB → MASIVAARTAAPAVLPPLVEPAPDLTPAEVERYSRHLIIPEIGAVGQRRLKNAKVLVIGAGGLGSPALLYLAAAGVGTLGIVDDDDVDLSNLQRQVIHGVADVGTPKIESARRAIADLNPLVSVVTHNVRLDASNALELFAQYDLILDGADNFATRYLVNDAAAILGKPYVWGSIFRFDGQVSVFWADHGPTYRDLYPEAPPAGSVPSCGEGGVFGMLCAAVGSLMVTEAVKLITGVGRSLLGRVALFDALGGSWREIKVSKDPEATPVTELTDYEAFCGIAPVQETDQAHTVTATELADMLRERGLGQRDFELVDVRESGEHSIVSIEGSVLIPQGRILSGESWATLPQDKDIVFHCKAGTRSAAVLDAARKAGYTRVRHLDGGILAWVRDVEPDKPVY, encoded by the coding sequence ATGGCCTCAATTGTTGCTGCCCGCACCGCCGCGCCCGCTGTCCTGCCACCCCTGGTGGAACCCGCCCCGGACCTTACACCGGCGGAAGTGGAACGGTATTCCCGGCACCTCATCATTCCCGAAATCGGCGCCGTGGGCCAGCGCAGGCTGAAGAACGCCAAGGTGCTGGTCATCGGCGCCGGCGGACTTGGTTCACCGGCCCTCCTGTACCTTGCAGCCGCAGGCGTGGGGACATTGGGAATCGTCGACGACGACGATGTTGACCTCAGCAACCTGCAACGCCAGGTCATCCACGGAGTCGCGGACGTAGGCACCCCCAAGATCGAGTCGGCACGCCGGGCCATTGCCGATCTGAACCCTTTGGTCTCCGTGGTGACCCACAATGTCCGCTTGGATGCTTCCAACGCCCTGGAACTCTTTGCCCAGTACGATCTCATCCTCGACGGCGCAGACAACTTTGCTACCAGATACCTGGTGAACGATGCCGCGGCGATTCTGGGAAAGCCCTATGTGTGGGGCTCGATTTTCCGGTTCGATGGCCAAGTCAGCGTATTTTGGGCAGATCACGGTCCCACGTACCGGGATCTGTACCCCGAGGCCCCACCCGCCGGCTCCGTGCCGTCGTGCGGTGAGGGCGGCGTCTTCGGCATGCTCTGCGCCGCTGTGGGATCGCTGATGGTGACGGAGGCAGTGAAGCTGATTACTGGCGTCGGGCGTTCCCTCCTGGGCAGGGTGGCACTTTTTGATGCCCTGGGCGGAAGCTGGCGTGAAATCAAGGTGTCAAAGGACCCTGAGGCCACGCCCGTGACGGAATTGACCGACTACGAAGCCTTTTGTGGCATCGCTCCCGTGCAGGAAACAGACCAAGCCCACACCGTGACAGCCACGGAGCTGGCGGACATGCTCCGGGAGCGCGGGCTGGGACAGCGGGACTTCGAGCTGGTGGACGTCCGGGAATCGGGCGAGCACAGCATCGTCAGCATTGAGGGGTCCGTGCTGATCCCCCAAGGCAGGATCCTGTCCGGTGAATCCTGGGCAACCCTGCCCCAGGACAAGGACATTGTGTTCCATTGCAAGGCCGGTACGCGGTCCGCTGCCGTTCTGGATGCGGCCCGGAAGGCCGGATATACGAGGGTCAGGCATCTCGACGGCGGTATCCTCGCCTGGGTCCGGGACGTTGAGCCGGACAAGCCCGTTTACTGA
- a CDS encoding TetR/AcrR family transcriptional regulator codes for MYARRYRPVILPTGRVVITAKERRQTVADGTRANDGAPAKQERTSSPRSPRLPRDERRAQLLSAALEVFVSNGFHGAAMDEIAETARVSKPVLYQHFPSKRELYMALLDSHLATLTELMLSALNSTSDNKERVQAVMRAYFRFIADDDQAHRLVFESDLINDPDVSSRLETFNKTFADAVAHVIAEDTKLPPLEAQLLGRGLAGMAQVSARYWLETDGNLDLDVASDLIYRLAWRGISRFPKES; via the coding sequence ATGTATGCCCGCAGATACCGCCCGGTCATATTACCCACCGGTAGAGTGGTCATAACTGCAAAGGAAAGGCGGCAGACTGTGGCTGACGGCACACGGGCAAACGATGGAGCACCCGCGAAGCAGGAACGGACAAGTTCACCCCGATCGCCCAGGCTGCCAAGGGATGAACGCCGCGCACAGTTGCTGTCAGCAGCACTGGAAGTTTTTGTGTCCAACGGCTTCCACGGAGCAGCCATGGATGAAATTGCCGAGACTGCCCGTGTCAGCAAACCGGTGCTTTACCAGCACTTCCCCTCCAAGCGTGAGCTCTACATGGCACTGCTGGACAGCCACCTGGCCACCCTCACTGAGCTGATGCTCAGCGCCTTGAACTCCACTTCGGACAACAAGGAACGCGTCCAGGCCGTCATGCGCGCCTACTTCCGGTTCATCGCCGACGACGACCAGGCGCACCGCCTGGTATTCGAATCCGATCTCATCAATGATCCCGACGTGAGCTCCCGGCTGGAGACGTTCAACAAAACCTTTGCGGACGCCGTCGCGCACGTCATTGCAGAGGACACCAAGCTGCCTCCCCTGGAAGCGCAGCTTCTGGGCCGCGGCCTGGCAGGAATGGCCCAGGTCAGCGCGCGGTACTGGCTCGAAACAGACGGAAACCTTGACCTCGATGTGGCCAGCGATCTGATCTATCGTTTAGCTTGGCGCGGAATCAGTCGATTCCCTAAAGAGTCCTAG
- a CDS encoding DUF3107 domain-containing protein, protein MEVKIGIQNVGREIVLESALDAEAVANIVAEAVSKGSELRLTDEKGRQIIVPGSVLGYVEIGAEEVRRVGFGAL, encoded by the coding sequence GTGGAAGTAAAGATCGGCATTCAGAACGTCGGCCGCGAAATTGTGCTTGAATCCGCTTTGGATGCTGAAGCTGTGGCCAACATCGTGGCAGAAGCCGTGTCAAAGGGCTCTGAGCTTCGCCTGACGGATGAAAAGGGCCGGCAGATCATTGTTCCCGGCAGTGTCCTGGGGTACGTGGAGATCGGTGCTGAAGAAGTCCGCCGCGTAGGCTTCGGCGCTCTCTAG
- a CDS encoding thiazole synthase, whose protein sequence is MTTTQSNVITDALEIDGVILGSRLIMGTGGAPSLDGLGAALLASGTELTTVAMRRYSPAETGSLFQLLMDHNIRVLPNTAGCFTAKDAVMTAELAREALETDWVKLEVIADEQTLLPDAVELVDATEQLVNRGFKVFAYTNDDPVLALRLENLGATAVMPLGAPIGTGLGILNPHNIELIVSRASVPVVLDAGIGTASDAALAMELGCDAVLLATAVTRAQDPIRMGEAFKHAVTAGRLAKLAGRIPRREHALASSAMEGRAEFL, encoded by the coding sequence ATGACCACCACACAGTCGAACGTCATCACTGATGCCCTGGAGATAGACGGCGTCATTTTGGGCTCCCGTTTGATCATGGGGACCGGGGGAGCGCCCAGCCTTGACGGGTTGGGTGCGGCCTTGCTGGCCTCCGGGACGGAGCTGACCACAGTTGCCATGCGCCGCTACTCACCGGCGGAGACGGGCTCGCTCTTTCAACTCCTGATGGACCACAACATCCGGGTGCTGCCCAACACCGCCGGATGTTTCACGGCAAAGGACGCCGTGATGACGGCGGAGTTGGCCCGCGAAGCGCTGGAGACTGACTGGGTGAAGCTGGAGGTCATCGCGGACGAGCAAACCCTCCTTCCCGATGCCGTGGAACTCGTGGATGCCACGGAGCAGCTGGTGAACCGCGGCTTCAAGGTTTTCGCTTACACCAACGACGACCCCGTCCTGGCGTTGAGGCTGGAGAACCTGGGCGCCACCGCCGTCATGCCCCTGGGTGCGCCCATTGGGACCGGACTGGGAATACTGAATCCGCATAACATCGAATTGATCGTGTCCCGGGCCTCGGTGCCGGTTGTTCTGGACGCCGGGATCGGAACGGCGTCCGATGCTGCCCTGGCCATGGAGCTCGGCTGTGATGCGGTCCTGCTGGCCACTGCGGTAACAAGGGCGCAGGACCCCATCCGCATGGGCGAAGCTTTCAAGCACGCGGTGACCGCCGGGCGCCTGGCCAAGTTGGCCGGCCGCATCCCGCGCCGCGAGCACGCATTGGCTTCCTCTGCAATGGAGGGCCGGGCGGAGTTCCTTTAA
- the thiS gene encoding sulfur carrier protein ThiS — translation MNITLNGELRAVEPESSVSTLVSSVTGRVLDHRGQATDGGKLGVAVARNSEVVPRSQWAATALADGDELELVTAVQGG, via the coding sequence ATGAACATCACACTCAATGGCGAACTCCGCGCCGTGGAGCCCGAGTCGTCAGTCAGCACCTTGGTCAGCTCCGTAACTGGCCGGGTCCTTGACCACCGCGGCCAGGCCACCGACGGCGGAAAACTGGGTGTCGCCGTCGCCCGCAATTCCGAGGTGGTGCCCCGCAGCCAGTGGGCAGCCACCGCGCTCGCCGACGGCGACGAACTGGAACTCGTTACAGCAGTCCAAGGAGGCTGA
- the thiO gene encoding glycine oxidase ThiO: MADSRHAPTRTTLRADVAVIGGGIIGLGIAHEARRLGRSVVLIDPAPASGATFAAAGMLAPVSELHYQEEDLLDLMVESSRLWPGFINSIGGATGYRTTPTLAVGADAADRRALADLRLVQVAAGLGVEPLGLREARTREPLLSPGISSAFEIPADHHVDPRQLAARLMKILSAHSTSDASWVEEAAAGFSVADTAVRLLWDHSRVAGVELGSGTVVHAAETVVANGLGAASLQGLPSGLALPLRPVYGDILRLRVPEHLRPLVTSTVRGLVRGVPVYIVPRDDGTVVIGATQREDGLSASSNAVSAGGVYQLLRDAQALVPAVAELELLEATARARPGTPDNAPLLGRIGSPGGYVRGLLIATGFFRHGVLLTPVAAKITCGLMEGHDDPRWSLFRPDRFNDTLNHHHLRGKETA, from the coding sequence ATGGCAGACTCCCGCCACGCACCAACCAGGACAACCCTTCGGGCTGACGTCGCCGTGATCGGCGGCGGCATTATTGGCCTGGGCATAGCTCACGAGGCCAGGCGGCTCGGCCGCTCCGTAGTTCTCATCGACCCCGCACCGGCCTCCGGCGCCACCTTCGCAGCTGCGGGGATGCTGGCACCCGTCAGCGAGCTGCACTACCAGGAGGAAGACCTCCTGGACCTCATGGTGGAATCATCAAGGCTGTGGCCGGGCTTCATCAACAGCATCGGGGGTGCCACCGGATACCGCACGACGCCCACCCTCGCCGTGGGAGCCGACGCCGCAGACCGCCGTGCGCTCGCGGATTTGCGCTTGGTTCAGGTGGCGGCAGGACTGGGCGTTGAACCTCTGGGCCTGCGGGAAGCAAGAACGCGTGAGCCATTGCTCAGCCCTGGAATCTCCAGCGCCTTCGAAATTCCGGCGGACCACCACGTGGATCCCCGGCAGTTGGCCGCCCGCCTGATGAAGATCCTCTCCGCGCACTCAACGTCTGATGCCAGTTGGGTGGAGGAGGCAGCGGCAGGATTCTCCGTTGCCGACACCGCAGTCCGGCTCCTGTGGGACCATTCCCGGGTAGCAGGGGTGGAGCTCGGCTCCGGGACCGTGGTCCACGCAGCGGAAACAGTGGTGGCCAACGGCCTGGGTGCAGCGTCCTTGCAGGGGCTGCCGTCCGGCCTGGCTCTTCCGCTGCGTCCCGTCTACGGGGATATCCTCAGGCTGCGCGTGCCAGAGCACTTACGGCCCCTGGTGACCTCCACCGTCCGTGGACTCGTCCGGGGTGTGCCCGTTTACATCGTCCCCAGGGACGACGGCACAGTGGTCATTGGCGCCACCCAACGGGAGGACGGGTTGTCCGCCTCATCCAACGCCGTTTCAGCAGGCGGCGTCTACCAGCTTCTGCGCGACGCCCAGGCGCTGGTCCCCGCGGTGGCCGAACTTGAACTCCTGGAGGCCACGGCACGCGCCCGGCCCGGAACTCCGGACAACGCACCACTGCTGGGACGGATCGGAAGCCCCGGCGGATACGTCCGCGGACTCCTGATCGCCACCGGCTTCTTCCGGCACGGAGTCCTGCTCACACCCGTGGCCGCGAAGATCACGTGTGGCTTGATGGAAGGCCATGACGATCCCCGCTGGTCACTTTTCCGTCCCGACCGTTTCAACGACACCCTGAATCACCACCACCTGCGAGGCAAGGAAACAGCATGA
- the thiE gene encoding thiamine phosphate synthase, producing MTRTDSLDTARLYLCTDARSRQGDFEAFADAAYAGGVDIIQLRDKSLEAAEELELLKVLKGVAERHGKLWAVNDRADVASVSGAPVFHVGQKDLPLQVARTLLPSTALVGLSTHTPEQVNDAIAASPGEGGLDYFCVGPVWATPTKPGRAAVGTDLVTYAAEAMKRAGETTDGAVKLPWFAIGGIDLDNVEQVVKAGASRIVVVRAITEAPDPTAAARALVEALDAAGYRD from the coding sequence ATGACCCGGACTGACTCCCTTGATACCGCCCGCCTGTACCTGTGCACTGATGCCCGTTCCCGCCAAGGGGATTTCGAAGCCTTTGCCGATGCCGCCTACGCGGGTGGCGTGGACATCATCCAACTGCGCGACAAGTCCTTGGAAGCGGCGGAAGAACTGGAACTGTTGAAGGTCCTCAAGGGCGTTGCGGAACGGCACGGGAAGCTGTGGGCCGTCAACGACCGGGCCGATGTTGCCAGTGTTTCCGGGGCTCCGGTGTTCCATGTGGGGCAAAAGGACCTGCCCCTGCAGGTGGCCCGGACCCTCCTGCCGTCCACGGCGTTGGTGGGGCTTTCCACGCACACCCCGGAGCAGGTCAACGACGCCATTGCCGCTTCACCGGGAGAGGGCGGGCTGGACTATTTCTGCGTTGGACCGGTGTGGGCCACGCCCACCAAACCGGGCCGCGCAGCCGTTGGCACAGACCTGGTCACATATGCAGCGGAAGCCATGAAGAGAGCTGGGGAGACAACAGACGGCGCAGTAAAGCTGCCGTGGTTTGCCATAGGCGGCATCGACCTGGACAACGTGGAACAGGTGGTGAAAGCCGGGGCCAGCCGGATTGTGGTGGTCCGTGCCATCACCGAGGCACCGGATCCGACGGCGGCAGCCAGGGCCTTGGTGGAAGCGCTCGACGCGGCGGGGTACCGGGACTAA
- a CDS encoding RNB domain-containing ribonuclease, whose amino-acid sequence MSHHRITPNVQDPSDQLGAALAALRTELELPGGYPADAVGEARKAVESRALPDRDLRDVPFVTIDPATSTDLDQAVHIERAGQGYKVLYAIADVPAFVVPGGALDAETRRRGQTFYAPDSRIPLHPEIISENAGSLLPEQDCGAFVWDFALDGAGEVQTVSVARATVRSRAKLSYKGAQQQIDDGNAPPVLALLKEVGLKRVELERLRGGASLNMPEQEIVQSTDGGGYRIEAAPSLPVEDWNAQISLMTGMAAASMMLEGKVGILRTMPAPDENSLRHFKRQTVALGKPWDGKVTYGEYLRTLDAADPKQLAILHSAGTLFRGAGYTPFDGEVPEVVIQAAIGAPYAHTTAPLRRLIDRFVLVICEALCNKREIPAWAREALPTLPGIMAASDQLAGRLERAALDTVEAALLANHVGEEFTAVVISGSKPTNGNGNGNGGPYGTIQIAEPAVTARCNGTMESGTEVRVRLATADIASREILFDLVP is encoded by the coding sequence GTGTCACATCATCGGATCACACCCAATGTCCAGGACCCTTCGGACCAGCTCGGAGCCGCACTTGCTGCGCTCCGGACCGAATTGGAGTTGCCCGGTGGGTATCCGGCGGACGCCGTCGGTGAAGCCCGCAAAGCCGTCGAATCGCGCGCACTTCCGGACCGTGACCTGAGGGACGTTCCGTTCGTCACGATCGATCCTGCAACATCCACGGATCTGGACCAGGCCGTTCACATTGAACGGGCCGGCCAAGGGTACAAGGTCCTCTACGCCATCGCGGATGTCCCCGCCTTCGTGGTGCCCGGCGGCGCGCTGGACGCCGAAACCCGCCGGCGCGGCCAAACATTCTATGCGCCGGACAGCCGCATACCCCTGCATCCGGAGATCATCAGCGAGAACGCCGGAAGCCTGCTCCCCGAACAGGATTGCGGGGCGTTCGTCTGGGATTTCGCCCTTGATGGCGCCGGGGAAGTGCAGACAGTCTCGGTGGCCCGGGCCACCGTGCGCAGCCGCGCCAAGTTGAGCTACAAGGGGGCCCAACAGCAGATCGACGACGGCAACGCGCCCCCGGTGCTGGCGCTCCTGAAGGAAGTCGGGCTGAAGCGCGTTGAGTTGGAACGGCTCCGGGGCGGGGCCAGCCTGAACATGCCCGAGCAGGAGATCGTCCAGTCAACGGATGGAGGCGGCTACAGGATTGAGGCTGCCCCGTCCTTGCCCGTGGAGGATTGGAATGCCCAGATCTCGCTGATGACGGGGATGGCCGCCGCATCCATGATGCTGGAAGGCAAGGTGGGCATCCTCCGCACCATGCCCGCACCGGATGAAAACTCCCTCAGGCACTTCAAACGGCAGACCGTGGCCCTCGGCAAACCGTGGGACGGCAAGGTGACGTACGGCGAATACCTGCGGACCCTTGATGCCGCGGACCCAAAGCAGTTGGCCATCCTCCATTCTGCGGGCACGCTGTTCCGCGGTGCGGGGTACACCCCGTTCGACGGCGAAGTTCCCGAAGTTGTCATCCAGGCAGCCATTGGAGCGCCCTACGCCCACACCACGGCCCCGCTGCGACGGCTGATTGACAGGTTTGTCCTGGTGATCTGCGAAGCTTTGTGCAACAAACGGGAAATTCCGGCGTGGGCCCGCGAGGCCCTTCCCACGCTGCCGGGGATCATGGCGGCCTCCGATCAGTTGGCTGGACGCCTGGAACGCGCGGCATTGGACACCGTGGAGGCCGCGCTGCTTGCCAACCATGTGGGTGAGGAATTCACTGCGGTGGTGATCTCCGGTTCCAAGCCCACCAACGGGAACGGCAACGGCAACGGCGGACCGTACGGCACCATCCAGATAGCCGAGCCTGCAGTCACAGCCCGGTGCAACGGCACCATGGAGTCGGGAACGGAGGTCCGGGTCAGGTTGGCCACGGCGGATATTGCCAGCCGGGAGATCCTGTTTGACCTGGTGCCCTGA